From the Xiphophorus couchianus chromosome 11, X_couchianus-1.0, whole genome shotgun sequence genome, the window CATTTGATCGAACAAAAGAAATTGAACCTACAGGTGGAATCAACAAAGATTCATTTGACTCTGAACATGGACATCTTCACAGCCAAGCAGCAAATATGGCGATAGCAGCAACCAGTGAGCTGCTGGAGGACGTTCGCAGTGCTGCTGGAGACAAAGGATTCTTACAGTGGGaagctgtttattttctctttacttgaatttctttacagaataatagaaaacaaatgaacagctTTGCCTCTGCATTTTGCTTGTTGCACCTCAGGATGATGGGACTGTTCAAAGGGAGAGCCCTTTGTTTTTGCGTGGACACGACAGGAAGCATGGGGGATGACATTGAAGCAGTGAGGACTGTAACATCATCGATTATTGACAGTAAAGTGGGAACAGAAGACGAACCCTCAATTTACATTCTCGTTCCCTTCAATGATCCAGGTAGAATCCCAATGTTCAGGGCTGAACTGTATTTTCTTCCTGATAGTTTCACCTTCAGTATTCTGAATTTAATCTATGGAAACaatcatgacagaaattattCCTATAGTTTTCATGTGCTTTATAGTCATTGTATTGCCaactgaataaagaaaaaaggggaaaacaaCATAAATCCAACTTTCTGGACTAAAGTGGTGTAGAATATACATATCATTGACTTCTATTTAAATCACAGAATTTGGGCCTCTGCTTCAGACAACAGACCCAGATGTTTTCAAGAGTTACATCAACTCACTAACACCAAATGGAGGTGGAGATGCTCCAGAAATGAGTCTTTCTGGACTTCAGGTGATCCGATTTATACCACAGAGCTGATTATGTatgagaagcaaaacaaaacaaaaaaaaaaatctgtaatttctGCATACAGCTGGCTTTAACTGGTGCGCCTCCCAATTCGGAGATCTTCGTTTTCACGGATGCAGCAGCTAAAGATGACTACTTGAAAAACACAGTGCTAGCACTCATAGAGCAGACGAAGTCTAGGGTGAGTACGTCTCTGGTCATGCACTAAAGTCCTTGTTTTCAGTAATTAATGGAGCGTCGCACTTTAAACTAACGTACCGTCAAATAAACGGTTGTTTACATGACCACTAGGGGGTGCTCGCGGACCACCGGTGTTTCCatgaccacagtttgagaaagactggTGAAGAGCTTTCTAaatgcattatgtttttttttctgtttctaaaacatttagCTGCGTGATTTAgaatttatcaatttatttatctgtgtGAATATAACATACTAGTGGATATTTATGTTTGATAGTTTCTCAAGCTAAtgtattgaccctttgcacgtgacgtcaTCATCTTCTAAACTCCGCCCGCTCCGCCATCACGGACGTCATAACAACCAATTCGCTCCTGTTAACCTTGTCAAAAAAAAGCACGTCTGGTAGCCTAATGTCGCTTTTACTTAGTTGATTtcgcagtaaaaaaaaaatggccacAGGGTGCTGCGCTGTCGGCTGCACAAACGAACAAGGgtgaaaaccaaacttgtcattttattttataacttagCGAGGAAAGATGATGTGGCGGTGGACAGCAGCCGTCGATCATAATGACTGTTAGCCTTCGGTGTAACAGCGAACActtttttacaaggtaagattAACGTTCACAAgctttataaatataattaaaaagatataaaatatcGCATTATGGTGAAGGTACACATTTAATCtttggtaaccatggaaacagtgCCCCGCcttcatgtagcctagcatgtatggaaaaaaactggttagcatctcgtcttcTGTACGTTTTTAAGGCTGCTCCGGTTTAAGGGGAAACGCTGCTTATGACACGGTGACAGAAATCATGTGGGGTGAATTCAGGAAAAGTCGGTGATTTGGTCAACACGTCAGGAGAGAATATGTacgggtcggtttctaagctagctgaTTCAAGCTCCTGTAAATACCGCCAACTAGCCCCAAGCAGGTGTGTTGCGTTCAAAGACAAATGAGCTTGACTCGAACAAGAAGAAGCCACAAAAACAActtagaaaaacaatttcagtcgtTCAGTTCAATACTCCCGATCCTCATTTCCAACGTCCGTCATGGCGCCTCGAATGATtaagtgacgtagttgcaaaCGGTCAGTGTCTGTACATGAGCTGCATGTCCAGTTTGATGTCTGTACATGCAGACATCAAACTGCCTGCATGTCCCCAGGCAGTTtgatgcttaaaaaaaaacacgcaaaaagaaacatgaagaaTCATCTCTAATGTTTTAGGTTGCACGCAGATTCAGTAAATGAGGTTTTTGCCCCCCTCATTGTGTTTCAGGTGAACTTCATAATAACTAATGTACTTGGCCTTCGCCGTCGAAGACAAGCAGACaacaaccaacaacaacaagGTGTTCGGATGTCGAGAGCAAACAAGGTGTTCGGATGTCGAGAGCAGGTGGTCAGCTGTACAGAGACCTGGCTCAGGCTTCAGGAGGTCAGGCTGTTGAAGTCACAAAAGGTCAGCTGCTGGAGGCCATCAACATCCTAACTGAATCCACCAGCTCCTCTCTGGTACAGaatagctttatttattttgttttaatgtttgaagcgttcagattttattttacctttaaaaGTATTATTGTTGCAGGTGAGCCTTCTGCAAGCATCCAGGAATCTtggaaaatcagaaaatttcaCTTTTGTAGTTGATGACACAGTAAAAAACTTGACCATTTACATCACAGGAACTTCTGTAGATTTTAGTCTCATTAGTCCTTCAGGTAAATAAATGACTCTGTAATCGGGGTTGAGGTGGATTAgtttaatttcaaacattttgcttttgtcGTTACAAACCAGTGTGTATAAATTCTGAGCTTTACTTTTCAGGGGTGATTCAAAATATTGCCAACACAACTGGATCTTCAATCATTTCATCCCAGTCAGTTGGAAACCTTCAGACTGTGCAGCTGCAAACAGAAGGAGGATTGTGGGAACTACAAATTTTGTCAACCAATCCCTACAGTGTGAAAGTTGTAGGTAAGACATCTGTAAATATAAGGCTGACATTTTCAGAAGTCCTAATTTTGAACATCTGGttaatctatatttttatttgttcatcaGAAAATCAGTTGCTAATGCCTAAATCACTATATTAGATTGAAACATTGTGCATGCCTGTTTTTTGtcaattcttttttaaaaccataattcattatttgtaacattttacaCAGATATTGTGATACATATCctgcatatttaaataaaaaaaatgaaacatatgTTATGACTCCGTCAAGCCGAACAGCAACCAGAATGAAGTTaacaatatttgtaaaacaaatataaggATTTCCCGTTAACTTTATCCATTTGTTGTCAATCCAATAATGTTCAACCCGAATTTAAACACCACTTCAGGCGGACAAACCTGCATAAACCACTACAATGTTTACTGCAAACTTAAGATGCACTCGATTCAATGCAAAATGATCACATGCAATCCAAACTCAAGATCACACCAAACAGGACCGGGTTTCAGATATTTAAGATTAACAGCGAAATTAAATGTGAGTATTCAGGAGGTGACCGAAAGATAAACagaggacaaaacaaacaaaataaatggaaggtTGTTAGCCCGCCCTCACAAACACTAAGAGGGGACAAACAATCCAAACTGGGCagactaacaaaaaacaaaatcaaactctAAAAGGACAGCAGGAAGCAGTGAcagaactgtaaaaacaaaaatacaaaaattactaaatgttaattaaatcactttaatcAAGTCAatctaaaacacattaaaaactctGCATACCTGCATCACATAAACCAGCACTCTAAAGTCAAACTTGATGTAGTATATCTGGTGCAGCCctaccaaataaaaacaatataaagaccaaaaacatacaattcaaTCTGATTAAAAGAGACAAAGGTGCCTACCTGCTGCGTCGAACAACCACACACCCAAGTAACGCTGCCACCGGAACGTCATTAATAATGCGGCCCTGTATAAAAACTAGTGATGGGTCCAGCAACACCGATGCATCGGCGCAGGCATCAAGCCCATAGACAAAACCCAGTGTCGGTGCCCATATTGCTTTCAGCAAGTCACGTGACCGATACAGGAACTGTTTCGAAATGATACTGGAGTGCCAAACTATGTTTATAAGGAAGCGAATCTGTCAACGGGAGGCATTTGCCAAAATAATTCTTGATCTTTTATGGTACAGCAGCAACTATGCAGCAGCCTCAAAGCAAACGAAAGGTTTTGTAGTTTGGGACATTTTGATCTTCCGTCAGAAAATAAGGCATCGGTTctcactttgttgttgtttcatccggttcttttcagtttctacttGATCTATCTGAATCCAAATTCAGCAGAAATTGACTGTTagtttactttcatattatgttctgcaggttaagtGTTGCATATGTTTCTCCTTTTAAATCAtacatttcatcattttattcttcaattaccttccataaataaaaatctttagacagaaaaaaggaaaataaagacaacCTCGctataaaaaagacatttccagcAAAACACATCCATCCCCTCTGTTTTTTAGTTGGCTTTCTTTCattgtattttccttttttgcaggTGAGAGTCCCATTgactttcttttcaaatttattaaggAGTCAGACAGCCCATTTGGAGGGTTTGATGTGATTGACAATCGCCCCACAGCTGGtaaaaaacccacaattttGTGACATGCAAAAAGTATTCACTTTTAAGGGTAACTGTgcacttttttcttatttttgaagGAGGAAATACCAGTCTGCTGGTGACACTGATTGGAAGCGATGTCGCCACAGTGTCAGAGGTCACACTGGTTGAATCGTCGGGTTCAGGTCAGGTTAACGGCACCGTAGAGGCCCAGGGTGGAGGAACATTTATCATCCACTTCGACAGGATCCCATCGGTTGAGTTTGTTGTGCTTGTGAAGGGCCAAAACAACGACGGCGTTTCCAGAGCTTCTTCAGGGATCTTCCAAAGACAGTCGGCCACCAACATAAAAGCCTCTGTTCTCACTGTCACTGTTGTAAGCAAATTTAAGCGTAaccaaaatatttgtcattatttcatTGCACTGTTATTGTTGTAAGCAAATTGAGCAATCCAGAATCCCTCAAACTTTTCATAGATTAGTTTCACTGTACTTGtctcttttacattttggtttCCATTGTTGTTTCAGAATGACTTGGACACGGTGTTGGAGCCAGGAACACCTCgatctgtttctttctctgtgaTGACAACCGGTGAAGGAGGAAGCTTCACCATTCAAGCCACCAATGACCAACGTTTTGCTGCATCTTTTCCATCCAGTTTACTGCTGGATCCTGGAGTTAGTGCTAATGGCACAGTAAACATCACAGCTCCTGCTGGCACTCCATCTGGTACTGGTGTCACCTTGACCATTGAGGCCGTGGCTCCTGGAGGTGCAGACACCAACTATGATGTCCTGCGTCTAACCGTCCTTTCAAAAGTAATGTCTCATTTCGTTTTGTATGCATTCTGACACATCATTGAGGATAAGTATAGATCATATTTTCCTGTCACTCTCTCACAGGTGACTGATTTCACTCCACCAGTGTGCCAGCTGCTCAGCCTGCAGTCTAACTGCTCTGACAACTGCAGCCAGTCAACATGGGAGGTCTCTGTCCAGGTCACTGACGCAGCGAATGGGACGGGTGTGGACAGCGTCAGTTTCAGAGAAGGCAGCGGCACGATGAACACCAGCACAGCAGCTGATAATACAACTCTAGTGTCTTATGTGGCTTCCTGCTGCTCACCTGATGTGCAGCTGGTGGCTGTGGATAAAGTAGGCAATGTGAAAATCTGTAGTTACTCTGTTCGCGTAAATGTCACTGAAGCTGTTACAACGAGCAATGCAACAATGAGCAACGTAACAACGAGCAACGTAACAACGAGCAACGTAAGAACGAGCAACGTAACAACCAGCCCTGTAACAACGAGCAACGTAACAACCAGCCCTGTAACAACGAGCAACGTAACAACCAGCCCTGTAACAACGAGCAACGTAACAACGAGCAACGTAACAACCAGCCCTGTAACAACAAGCAACGTAACAACGAGCAACGTAACAACCAGCCCTGTAACAACGAGCAACGTAACAACGAGCAACGTAACAACCAGCCCTGTAACAACGAGCAAAGTAACAGCGAGCAACGTAACAATGAGCAAAGTAACAACGAGCAACGTAACAACCAGCCCTGTAACAACGAGCAAAGTAACAGCGAGCAAAGTAACAACGAGCAAAGTAACAACGAGCAACGTAACAACCAGCCCTGTAACAACGAGCAAAGTAACAGCGAGCAAAGTAACAACGAGCAAAGTAACAACGAGCAACGTAACAACCAGCCCTGTAACAACGAGCAACGTAACAACGAGCAACGTAACAACGAGCAACGTAACAACCAGCCCTGTAACAACGAGCAACGTAACAACGAGCAACGTAACAACCAGCCCTGTAACAACGAGCAAAGTAACAACGAGCAACGTAACAACGAGCAAAGTAACAACGAGCAAAGTAACAACGAGCAACGTAACAACCAGCCCTGTAACAACGAGCAAAGTAACAGCGAGCAAAGTAACAACGAGCAAAGTAACAACGAGCAACGTAACAACCAGCCCTGTAACAACGAGCAACGTAACAACGAGCAACGTAACAACCAGCCCTGTAACAACGAGCAACGTAACAACGAGCAACGTAACAACCAGCCCTGTAACAACGAGCAAAGTAACAACGAGCAACGTAACAACCAGCCCTGTAACAACGAGCAAAGTAGCAGCGAGCAACGTAACAATGAGCAAAGTAACAACGAGCAACGTAACAACCAGCCCTGTAACAACGAGCAAAGTAACAGCGAGCAAAGTAACAACGAGCAAAGTAACAACAGCTGTCACTGCTTCCTCTACAAGAGCTGATTTCTCCGTGTCTCTTTGCTTTGGTTTCTCAGTCCTGAGCTTCTTGCTACAGTCTCTGAAACTGTGATCCTAAATTTTACACAACAGATTACTGGTGATGGAAATCCGGTAAATATTATGTTCATCCCGGTGGTAGGTTTCATATCTAATCCTAATCCATACATAATCAAATATTTAGACACTTTTTGAAGCTAAATTCAACTTAAGCGCCGTAGTTGCACTATAGAGTTTTAAGAGGagtttgctattttcttttgttgaaggTTTAGCTCTGTAAGCAAAGTTTGGTGACAAATGAATATCTTTGAAATCAATTGTTCTAATCTTTATGTATTCTTCATTGATTATCCTATAAAATCAAGTTTTAAGAAAGCATGTAATCCCtgacaataattaaaatatgaaaaccaggtttttactcaaaagtttttttctacaagTTCAGAAATGCTTCTacataaaataactcaaaaaccTCAACGGTGAATCCCAATGTGATCAAAGTTAGCTGAGAGGTGAGACTGAATGTAAGATAAGGAgataaagttacaaaaaattgaaaagtaaaaaaaaacttaagatcAAATTTTAGTTTGCTTTTGAGGCCTACTGTGatacatcaggaaatgtctgctctgaacctgctgct encodes:
- the LOC114153822 gene encoding LOW QUALITY PROTEIN: mucin-3A-like (The sequence of the model RefSeq protein was modified relative to this genomic sequence to represent the inferred CDS: deleted 2 bases in 1 codon), with product MTKLAVLCFLLLQTGVEGFKISNIVFNFFNGGSLTHEVITERAILNVTLQVCRALALSEGKTFSFPPQPFSAGAVAAACDASKSTKSFIDTIVRIQKSNHQVDKDYVLSPSHHCDDESIAAGQFLITLGLTAVKASNKQQNFVLATSILGEILHTLQDFYSHTNWVEIGNTFPNANLIKGNADVGKIAAKTRATCRNCAGEDCRNNILEDILKEQILTSGYFSLYPFSTKPKGKCSHGGSFDRTKEIEPTGGINKDSFDSEHGHLHSQAANMAIAATSELLEDVRSAAGDKGFLQMMGLFKGRALCFCVDTTGSMGDDIEAVRTVTSSIIDSKVGTEDEPSIYILVPFNDPEFGPLLQTTDPDVFKSYINSLTPNGGGDAPEMSLSGLQLALTGAPPNSEIFVFTDAAAKDDYLKNTVLALIEQTKSRVNFIITNVLGLRRRRQADNNQQTRCSDVESKQGVRMSRAGGQLYRDLAQASGGQAVEVTKGQLLEAINILTESTSSSLVSLLQASRNLGKSENFTFVVDDTVKNLTIYITGTSVDFSLISPSGVIQNIANTTGSSIISSQSVGNLQTVQLQTEGGLWELQILSTNPYSVKVVGESPIDFLFKFIKESDSPFGGFDVIDNRPTAGGNTSLLVTLIGSDVATVSEVTLVESSGSGQVNGTVEAQGGGTFIIHFDRIPSVEFVVLVKGQNNDGVSRASSGIFQRQSATNIKASVLTVTVNDLDTVLEPGTPRSVSFSVMTTGEGGSFTIQATNDQRFAASFPSSLLLDPGVSANGTVNITAPAGTPSGTGVTLTIEAVAPGGADTNYDVLRLTVLSKVTDFTPPVCQLLSLQSNCSDNCSQSTWEVSVQVTDAANGTGVDSVSFREGSGTMNTSTAADNTTLVSYVASCCSPDVQLVAVDKVGNVKICSYSVRVNVTEAVTTSNATMSNVTTSNVTTSNVRTSNVTTSPVTTSNVTTSPVTTSNVTTSPVTTSNVTTSNVTTSPVTTSNVTTSNVTTSPVTTSNVTTSNVTTSPVTTSKVTASNVTMSKVTTSNVTTSPVTTSKVTASKVTTSKVTTSNVTTSPVTTSKVTASKVTTSKVTTSNVTTSPVTTSNVTTSNVTTSNVTTSPVTTSNVTTSNVTTSPVTTSKVTTSNVTTSKVTTSKVTTSNVTTSPVTTSKVTASKVTTSKVTTSNVTTSPVTTSNVTTSNVTTSPVTTSNVTTSNVTTSPVTTSKVTTSNVTTSPVTTSKVAASNVTMSKVTTSNVTTSPVTTSKVTASKVTTSKVTTAVTASSTRADFSVSLCFGFSVLSFLLQSLKL